From Streptomyces sp. NBC_01460, a single genomic window includes:
- a CDS encoding sulfotransferase domain-containing protein, translating into MTPHNTAPTPRSSPTVDTDGEIYVISFPKCGRTWLRVLLARAISESRRLPMELCRDLDLTHFTATDPGVPRIVFWHDDRVAWRAPGDLSSDKGFYRDRKVVLLVRDIRDVAVSHYFQRTRREGNPYTGTLGEFISEDIGSVRTCLEFWNIWQSQQNTPAAFLISSYERLSADTTGELARILDFCGLPDAKEPATLRVAAEYASFDSMRAMERDDALRSEKLRPSVPGDPESYKTRRGVVGGYRGYLTTEQVDYIDGLVRDVLAPPWQPLARAADGWPPLRPAEGRRPS; encoded by the coding sequence GTGACTCCTCACAACACGGCACCGACACCGCGGAGTTCTCCAACAGTCGATACGGACGGGGAGATCTACGTCATCTCGTTCCCCAAATGCGGCCGCACCTGGCTGCGGGTCCTGCTGGCCCGCGCCATCTCCGAGAGCCGCCGGCTTCCGATGGAGCTGTGCCGGGACCTGGATCTGACACATTTCACTGCGACCGACCCCGGTGTCCCCCGGATCGTCTTCTGGCACGACGACCGTGTGGCGTGGAGGGCGCCCGGCGACCTGTCGTCGGACAAAGGGTTCTACCGCGACCGCAAGGTCGTACTTCTGGTACGGGACATCCGGGACGTGGCTGTCTCTCACTATTTCCAGCGCACACGGCGGGAGGGAAATCCCTACACCGGGACCCTCGGCGAGTTCATATCCGAGGACATCGGCAGCGTACGCACGTGTCTGGAATTCTGGAACATCTGGCAGTCCCAGCAGAACACACCGGCGGCCTTTCTGATCTCCTCCTACGAACGTCTGAGCGCGGACACCACCGGCGAGCTCGCCCGCATCCTGGACTTCTGCGGGCTGCCCGACGCCAAGGAACCGGCAACGCTACGGGTGGCGGCGGAGTACGCCAGTTTCGACTCGATGCGGGCCATGGAACGCGATGACGCACTGCGCTCGGAGAAGCTGCGGCCGTCCGTCCCCGGCGACCCGGAGTCCTACAAGACGCGCCGCGGTGTCGTCGGCGGATACCGGGGCTACCTGACCACGGAGCAGGTCGACTACATCGACGGCCTGGTCCGGGACGTACTGGCCCCTCCATGGCAGCCCCTGGCACGCGCCGCGGACGGTTGGCCACCCCTCCGGCCGGCCGAAGGGCGACGACCGAGCTGA
- a CDS encoding aKG-HExxH-type peptide beta-hydroxylase — MLVTPDTAAARRAEDALWCATDAVLRRTGAGEVTPPRHPARKAAAHQARTEPLPLTGPPDREGPVGDGPRTVPLPRPAAGRWAVDLAAPAPHLDAAVGRALASIPQGRGTTTDTEGPGVVLRAWKAEEATVLGETAERLDQVWPAMLAELREGVRQIALLCGRAIDGFTDFTTHGAVFVNAARLTVGRTGLPGWVRLADALVHEGTHTRCNAAAFSTPFLMAATGPGTSVMTPLRPDPRPLAGLFQQTVVLVRQTVLYRLIHQEAPLSDPQREAVAARRARLMEQASQGLDTLGRHRVTLTPVGEAVRIEAAGLLAEEDAREGTRPGRLPGGHA, encoded by the coding sequence GTGCTCGTGACCCCTGACACCGCGGCCGCCCGCCGTGCCGAGGACGCCCTCTGGTGCGCCACCGACGCGGTCCTGCGCAGAACAGGAGCGGGTGAGGTCACACCGCCGCGGCACCCGGCCCGCAAGGCCGCCGCACATCAGGCCCGCACGGAACCGCTGCCCCTGACCGGGCCACCGGACCGCGAGGGCCCGGTCGGCGACGGTCCGCGAACCGTCCCGCTGCCGCGTCCGGCCGCCGGCCGCTGGGCGGTCGACCTCGCAGCCCCGGCACCCCACCTCGACGCTGCCGTCGGCCGGGCGCTCGCCTCGATCCCGCAGGGCCGCGGGACCACGACGGACACGGAGGGGCCGGGCGTCGTCCTACGAGCCTGGAAGGCCGAGGAAGCCACGGTACTGGGGGAGACAGCCGAGCGGCTGGACCAGGTATGGCCGGCGATGCTGGCCGAACTGCGTGAGGGGGTACGCCAGATCGCCCTGCTGTGCGGACGCGCCATCGACGGCTTCACCGACTTCACCACGCATGGCGCCGTGTTCGTGAACGCGGCCCGGCTGACCGTGGGGCGCACCGGTCTGCCCGGCTGGGTCCGGCTGGCGGATGCCCTGGTCCACGAAGGTACCCACACACGGTGCAACGCCGCCGCCTTCAGCACCCCGTTCCTCATGGCTGCCACAGGGCCCGGAACTTCGGTCATGACCCCGCTGCGGCCGGATCCCCGACCGCTGGCCGGGCTCTTCCAGCAGACCGTCGTCCTGGTGCGCCAGACGGTCCTGTACCGGCTGATCCACCAGGAGGCGCCACTGTCGGACCCGCAGCGGGAAGCCGTGGCCGCCCGCCGGGCCCGCTTGATGGAGCAAGCGTCACAGGGCCTCGACACGCTCGGCCGTCACCGCGTCACCCTCACCCCCGTTGGTGAGGCCGTCCGTATCGAGGCGGCCGGCCTGCTGGCGGAGGAGGACGCGCGGGAAGGAACGCGCCCCGGGCGACTGCCGGGAGGGCATGCGTGA
- a CDS encoding YcaO-like family protein — MSVSTSRAWAPEVFAPWPHTPGALLARVAARSTAFDATGAGGGASVLIGSAAGVDTTDVGRRARGELMERMGNVLAGRTAEAEAGARAGAGRPRPPASSVGPVRTCDWFTLRRDGVPAVDPGDPATGPVDAAHRGTPAREVRQLWCPGRVTESGEDVWVPAGAAFLQHRPPPGCAATHRAGSTGVAAHGGPDAAAEHAAWEILERDLVRRSWCDPVRHPPVPFDARGALPSGAGELRDLLDRESLRATALALPSPSGAEAVAVSVHGADRAHQTFGAGCGPAHDFPRTVARACWEALMVRWSMSAPVAVRAWDRLSRTGIPRTGLDHALWTFHAQDALKHWIGPATSLRDPPRPAPCTIRDASPLAVLAAHTGREVIAVDRCAGPPADEGLAVVRLIAPGASPLPARPVPGVPPHPFG; from the coding sequence GTGAGCGTCTCCACATCGAGGGCGTGGGCCCCGGAAGTCTTCGCTCCGTGGCCGCACACCCCCGGTGCGCTGCTGGCCCGCGTCGCCGCCCGGTCGACCGCCTTCGACGCGACCGGTGCCGGAGGCGGCGCCTCGGTCCTGATCGGCAGCGCCGCGGGAGTGGACACCACTGACGTCGGCCGGCGCGCACGTGGCGAACTGATGGAGCGCATGGGCAACGTGCTCGCCGGACGGACCGCTGAAGCCGAGGCCGGGGCGAGAGCCGGAGCGGGCCGCCCCCGCCCGCCGGCGTCGAGCGTCGGTCCCGTCCGGACATGCGACTGGTTCACGCTGCGCCGCGACGGCGTCCCCGCCGTCGATCCCGGCGACCCCGCCACCGGCCCCGTCGACGCGGCACACCGCGGTACCCCGGCACGCGAGGTACGGCAACTCTGGTGCCCCGGCCGGGTAACGGAATCAGGTGAGGACGTCTGGGTGCCTGCGGGCGCCGCGTTCCTGCAGCACCGCCCGCCACCCGGCTGCGCGGCGACCCATCGGGCGGGATCGACCGGCGTCGCCGCCCACGGGGGCCCGGACGCTGCGGCGGAGCACGCCGCCTGGGAGATCCTGGAGCGCGATCTGGTCCGCCGCAGCTGGTGCGACCCGGTCCGCCATCCCCCCGTGCCGTTCGACGCCCGCGGCGCGCTGCCGTCCGGTGCCGGCGAACTGCGGGACCTGCTCGACCGCGAGAGCCTGAGGGCCACCGCGCTCGCCCTTCCGTCCCCGTCAGGGGCCGAGGCCGTCGCAGTCTCCGTGCACGGGGCGGATCGCGCACATCAGACGTTCGGTGCCGGCTGCGGCCCCGCACACGACTTTCCGCGGACGGTGGCACGAGCCTGCTGGGAGGCGCTCATGGTCCGCTGGAGCATGTCCGCACCGGTCGCGGTCCGCGCCTGGGACCGTCTCTCCCGCACCGGTATCCCACGCACCGGGCTGGACCACGCCCTGTGGACGTTCCACGCCCAGGACGCGCTGAAGCACTGGATCGGACCGGCCACCTCCCTCCGCGACCCGCCTCGACCAGCCCCGTGCACCATCCGGGACGCGAGCCCGCTCGCCGTGCTGGCCGCGCACACCGGTCGCGAGGTGATCGCCGTCGACCGCTGCGCGGGCCCTCCGGCGGACGAAGGCCTGGCCGTCGTCCGGCTGATCGCCCCGGGAGCATCACCCCTGCCGGCCCGCCCCGTACCCGGTGTACCTCCACACCCGTTCGGCTGA
- a CDS encoding lectin has translation MKRWRIPLTFCLMLLGLTAPAAIAEAAPVSDPASLVNPLLGTSNEGNTFPGADAPFGMVQWSPDTPSRPPGGFYAYSDNVVTGFSLNHLSGPGCGALGDIPILPTTGAIDGNATVGFSHANETANAGAYSVALDNGVKTELTATLRSGMARFTFPSTTQANLLFKMGSGKGSDIHFDRVSSTEVSGSLTNGFFCASSPTYTVHFNMVFDRPMSGNGTFNGGNSVTFDTTSNRVVHAKVGLSYVSVNGAKGNRTDENPGWNFDATRSATHASWNDVLGKVAITGGTADQQKVFYTALYHSLLHPNLLSDSDGRYWGFDKKVHTVSGNQKAQYGTFSGWDIYRTQAQLHALVAPQQASDSAQSLVNDYAQGGFLPKWSLNSAETQVMNGDPGPAIIADYHAFGARNFDTAAAKNAMVRQGTTSNPIRMGLDLQTKHGYLPADGTYPRDFYGSVATLLEYSAQDFATSAFAGALGDTTTRDQFANRAQDWRNVFNPASGFMQPKLANGSWRPGFSPTSSDQFVEGTSWQYTGAVPHDVRGLADAMGGNAKLGTYLDNVLSDIRGAGGSHADMRNEPSIELPWEYDYIGQPWKTQRIVRQVQNELWTNSPANWGVGNDDLGTMSAWYVWSAMGFYPQTPGTADLALGSPLFSNVTVTLGNGNKMVVNAPKAATNAPYVQSATLNGSNWNNAYLPPSFVANGGTLSLDLGTGANTGWATAPSSAPPSYGGNDGPKPPGPQPLPTGPVRSGLAGKCLDIDHGSAADGTRIQIWSCNDSTAQQFALAADGSLQALGKCADITGGGTENHSLVALWNCNGGTNQKWVYNTSTKALVNPRSGRCLDVPESSDRDGTQLQIFDCNTTAAQQWTLPS, from the coding sequence ATGAAACGATGGCGCATCCCTCTGACGTTCTGCCTCATGCTTCTCGGGTTGACCGCACCGGCTGCCATCGCCGAGGCAGCGCCCGTGTCCGACCCGGCATCGTTGGTCAACCCACTTCTGGGCACCTCGAACGAAGGCAACACCTTCCCCGGTGCCGACGCCCCGTTCGGGATGGTGCAGTGGAGCCCCGACACGCCGTCGCGCCCTCCCGGTGGCTTCTACGCCTACTCCGACAACGTTGTCACAGGCTTCAGCCTGAACCATCTGTCCGGCCCGGGATGTGGTGCCCTCGGTGACATCCCGATCCTCCCCACCACGGGCGCCATCGACGGCAATGCGACGGTGGGCTTCTCGCACGCCAACGAAACGGCGAACGCGGGAGCGTACTCGGTCGCACTCGACAACGGCGTCAAGACCGAGTTGACGGCCACACTCCGCTCCGGCATGGCGCGCTTCACGTTCCCCTCCACCACACAGGCGAACCTGCTGTTCAAGATGGGGTCGGGCAAGGGCAGCGACATCCACTTCGACCGGGTGAGCAGCACCGAGGTCAGCGGGTCGCTCACCAATGGCTTCTTCTGTGCGTCCAGTCCGACCTACACCGTCCACTTCAACATGGTCTTCGACCGGCCGATGAGCGGAAACGGGACGTTCAACGGCGGGAACTCGGTCACGTTCGACACGACGAGCAACCGGGTGGTCCACGCGAAGGTCGGCCTGTCCTACGTCTCGGTCAACGGGGCGAAGGGGAACCGGACGGACGAGAACCCCGGGTGGAATTTCGACGCCACCCGCAGCGCAACCCACGCGTCGTGGAACGACGTGCTGGGAAAGGTCGCGATCACAGGCGGGACCGCGGACCAGCAGAAGGTGTTCTACACCGCCCTGTACCACTCCCTGCTGCATCCCAACCTGCTCAGCGACAGCGACGGCAGGTACTGGGGCTTCGACAAGAAGGTCCACACCGTAAGCGGCAACCAGAAGGCGCAGTACGGCACCTTCTCCGGTTGGGACATCTACCGGACCCAGGCACAACTTCACGCGCTGGTCGCGCCCCAACAGGCGAGCGACAGCGCCCAGTCCCTGGTGAACGACTACGCACAGGGTGGATTCCTGCCCAAGTGGTCGCTGAACTCGGCCGAGACCCAGGTCATGAACGGTGACCCCGGTCCAGCCATCATCGCGGACTACCACGCCTTCGGCGCGCGGAACTTCGACACGGCGGCGGCCAAGAACGCGATGGTCAGGCAGGGCACGACCTCGAACCCCATCCGGATGGGGCTCGACCTCCAGACCAAGCACGGGTACCTGCCCGCAGACGGTACGTATCCCCGCGACTTCTACGGTTCGGTGGCGACCCTGCTGGAGTACAGCGCTCAGGACTTCGCGACGTCGGCGTTCGCCGGCGCCCTGGGCGACACGACCACACGGGACCAGTTCGCCAACCGGGCACAGGACTGGCGCAACGTCTTCAACCCCGCGAGCGGATTCATGCAGCCGAAGCTGGCGAACGGCTCCTGGCGGCCGGGCTTCAGCCCTACCAGTAGTGACCAGTTCGTCGAAGGCACCTCGTGGCAGTACACGGGCGCGGTCCCTCACGACGTCCGCGGCCTGGCCGACGCCATGGGCGGCAATGCGAAGCTGGGTACGTACCTGGACAACGTGTTGTCCGATATTCGCGGGGCCGGCGGCTCGCACGCCGATATGCGTAACGAACCGTCCATCGAACTGCCCTGGGAGTACGACTACATCGGGCAGCCCTGGAAGACCCAGCGGATCGTCCGCCAGGTCCAGAACGAGCTGTGGACGAACTCGCCCGCCAACTGGGGTGTGGGAAATGACGATCTCGGCACGATGAGCGCTTGGTACGTCTGGTCCGCCATGGGCTTCTACCCCCAGACGCCCGGGACCGCCGACCTGGCTCTGGGCAGCCCGCTGTTCAGCAATGTCACAGTCACCCTCGGCAACGGCAACAAGATGGTCGTCAACGCCCCGAAGGCCGCGACCAACGCGCCCTACGTCCAGAGTGCCACCCTCAACGGCTCGAACTGGAACAACGCCTACCTTCCTCCGTCCTTCGTGGCCAACGGTGGAACCCTGAGCCTCGACCTGGGCACCGGCGCGAACACCGGTTGGGCTACTGCTCCGTCCTCCGCTCCCCCGTCCTACGGTGGCAACGACGGCCCCAAGCCGCCGGGTCCGCAGCCGCTGCCCACCGGTCCGGTGAGGTCCGGCCTCGCCGGAAAGTGCCTGGACATCGACCATGGTTCCGCTGCCGACGGAACGAGGATCCAGATCTGGTCGTGCAACGACTCCACCGCTCAGCAGTTCGCCCTGGCGGCCGACGGCAGTCTGCAGGCCCTCGGCAAGTGTGCGGACATCACCGGTGGCGGTACCGAGAACCACAGCCTGGTGGCACTCTGGAACTGCAATGGGGGCACCAACCAGAAGTGGGTCTACAACACCTCCACCAAGGCGCTGGTGAATCCGCGGTCCGGCCGCTGCCTCGACGTCCCGGAGTCCAGTGACCGCGACGGCACCCAGCTCCAGATCTTCGACTGCAACACCACTGCGGCCCAACAGTGGACGCTGCCTTCCTGA
- a CDS encoding class I SAM-dependent DNA methyltransferase codes for MSALPHDATAPPRYAALFADRYDEWFAASTTDSTVGFLAALAKEGPPGPLLELGSGTGRVVLPLAALGLTVEGLDASPEMTAQLHAKPGGGMLRVTLGDFSAPPGPEDTGRYALVYAAGGTFAELDTQEAQRRCLTSVARRLRPGGRFVLDAHLPEALATLGSGTQPVDTPGGGFVLRTRTLHPARQQYTSDYAVLDGGRMRHVRVSFRYFTPGELDLMAEASGLRLVRRTGGWSGRPLTDACTHHVSVYELPA; via the coding sequence ATGTCCGCGCTCCCGCACGACGCGACAGCGCCACCGCGCTACGCCGCACTGTTCGCCGACCGGTACGACGAATGGTTCGCCGCGTCGACCACCGACTCCACCGTCGGCTTCCTGGCGGCCCTCGCCAAGGAGGGCCCGCCCGGCCCGCTGCTCGAACTGGGCAGTGGAACCGGCAGAGTGGTCCTGCCGCTGGCCGCGCTGGGCCTGACCGTCGAGGGGCTCGACGCCTCCCCCGAGATGACGGCACAACTGCACGCGAAGCCCGGCGGCGGCATGCTCAGAGTGACGCTCGGCGACTTCTCGGCGCCCCCCGGCCCTGAGGACACCGGAAGATACGCGCTCGTCTACGCGGCCGGGGGCACTTTCGCCGAACTCGACACCCAGGAGGCCCAGCGCCGCTGTCTCACCTCGGTCGCCCGGCGGCTGAGGCCCGGCGGACGGTTCGTGCTCGACGCGCATCTGCCGGAGGCGCTCGCCACTCTCGGCAGCGGCACCCAGCCGGTGGACACCCCCGGTGGGGGCTTCGTCCTCCGCACCCGCACGCTGCACCCGGCCCGCCAGCAGTACACCTCCGACTACGCGGTGCTCGACGGCGGCCGGATGCGCCACGTACGCGTCTCCTTCCGCTACTTCACCCCCGGCGAACTCGACCTGATGGCGGAGGCGTCGGGCCTGCGGCTCGTACGGCGTACCGGCGGCTGGTCCGGACGGCCGCTGACCGACGCCTGCACCCACCACGTCTCCGTGTACGAGCTTCCCGCATGA
- a CDS encoding class I SAM-dependent methyltransferase: MTAANASRDPGRYIADNHRLWQQWVPLKAASDDYDLDGFRRGGNRMRPLERDEVGPVDGRSLLHLQSHVGLDTLSWARLGARVTGVDFSSHAVEIATGLAADVAPDARFVEADVLTLPDVLTGSYDIVYTSNGVLGWLPDLRTWARVVAHFLVPGGFLYLFEFHPSAWMLDTDTEDPELRLRYSYFGEPAPLSFEYRSPTSVPEARIPDVEYVWGHTMGDLITALADAGLRVDFLHEWPFVGWRLLPFMERDRDGWWRLPGTLPAMPLSFSLRASKPAGSARP, from the coding sequence ATGACCGCCGCGAACGCGTCGCGCGACCCCGGGCGCTACATCGCGGACAACCACCGGCTCTGGCAGCAGTGGGTTCCGCTCAAGGCAGCCTCCGACGACTACGACCTGGACGGCTTCCGCAGGGGCGGCAACCGGATGCGCCCACTGGAGCGGGACGAGGTGGGCCCCGTCGACGGCCGGTCCCTGCTCCACCTCCAGAGCCACGTGGGCCTCGACACCCTGTCCTGGGCCCGCCTCGGCGCCCGCGTCACCGGGGTGGACTTCTCCTCCCACGCCGTGGAGATCGCCACCGGCCTGGCCGCCGACGTCGCGCCGGACGCCCGTTTCGTCGAAGCCGACGTCCTCACCCTGCCCGACGTCCTCACCGGCAGCTACGACATCGTCTACACCTCCAACGGGGTCCTGGGCTGGCTGCCCGACCTGCGCACCTGGGCCCGTGTCGTCGCGCACTTCCTGGTCCCCGGAGGCTTCCTCTACCTCTTCGAGTTCCATCCGTCCGCCTGGATGCTCGACACCGACACCGAAGACCCCGAACTGCGTCTCCGCTACTCGTACTTCGGTGAACCCGCCCCGCTGTCCTTCGAGTACCGGAGCCCCACCTCCGTACCCGAGGCCCGCATCCCGGACGTCGAGTACGTCTGGGGACACACCATGGGCGATCTGATCACCGCCCTCGCCGATGCGGGGCTGCGCGTGGACTTCCTGCACGAATGGCCTTTCGTGGGATGGCGTCTGCTGCCCTTCATGGAACGCGACCGGGACGGCTGGTGGAGGCTGCCCGGCACACTCCCCGCGATGCCGCTGTCGTTCTCCCTGCGCGCCTCCAAGCCCGCCGGCTCCGCCCGCCCGTGA